Proteins from a single region of Megalopta genalis isolate 19385.01 chromosome 3, iyMegGena1_principal, whole genome shotgun sequence:
- the LOC117229579 gene encoding histone lysine acetyltransferase CREBBP isoform X6 translates to MADHLVDGPPPSKRPKLADPFQGTSDSADYITNTDMFDLENDLPDDLLSSGSWGSATESAKPPATGPGPGQQNGALDSELRQHVQQQQLSHHLIQQQGNKMVANSLVMAAGTLGNKSPNMQSPPNVSVSKVVDPQMVVSLGNLPSSIASSLANNQMSIANSMGGLQSSMSMAASSNPAMSMPGMNSGLVMTSSASGNNNMGGMAGGSLIVTNSLNKQPLNAGTMMGPNTQGIHHPSGPHGVGQMQNGPGIMNTRAVAMQQQQQAHMVSATRGQSPHQQVHQVGIVGTGQGGPRMQAPPNMANMPNMGQISGSSPYGYAPPSSGPGPVTVCTNSPVGVVTPLQKGVGTNMTAMQAANRFGGTTGPIGSATVVGGQEGTMAQQTQPPAPSPAQTQAGAPTGIQLGSQQPSQGQISGIGAPTGATKSTADPEKRKLIQQQLVLLLHAHKCQRRENQANNGDVRHCTLPDCKTMKNVLNHMTACQAGKTCTVPHCSSSRQIISHWKHCNRNDCPVCLPLKQANKNKTTNAAAASTSQPNSQPNPSPTEVKRAYDALGIQCPTTTPALVPGQCVTRRIPAQGMQGATGTMGNVRLVQPPSQTAPGQSVVGAGQQVVAPNVSLPLNSDPNTVGVAGNQATSTSGATPIAAAAPANIPQSVNVHQLFGLNDSGQLSVAAENRLASPQLPVGAQQSQVTATPMQETKDWHLTVTPDLRNHLVHKLVQAIFPTPDPNAMLDKRMHNLVSYARKVEGDMYEMANSRSEYYHLLAEKIYKIQKELEEKRQKRKEQQQQQQLQAQQQQQQQQQPQPGSAGAAGPGLRPSCAPPVVGTVPQSRPVGTVTPNLRSQSPSMAQLGTLPAINIPHTRMPFPQQQQVQQQQAQQQQQQQVQVQAQTNVQAQAQAQAQAQAQAQVQAQVQQQMQQQQQQQQQQQQQQQQQQQQQQQQQQQQQGILVGPPGPSPNGQSTSNPNVVPNPGLSPFGQPQLSQANLTTTTTSATTSQFPTSNGTSGLPNSSPVQNQHQFPDIMKVRLTQAQVIAHQHQQQQQQQQLQQSQQPAQPQPQQQQSQSQPQQPTSTSNQSGASTLMPQAPSPFSVTMQPQSNQQQTQQQFSNSRPLSVSTPSDSGISTSTPQTIPPPVSSGPSPGPATTSNGPQSTTSTPNTPLVPSLMTPNQTVSSANQTPPHPGTTPSPAGLASLGKGMTSQERAALNAPRASSRSSQMAAIASALDRDNSPSPPMNNNKGKLDSIKEENMKMEIEQDDGSDGHRMDGGKSVNNEVPIKSEIKTEPMEEGPGEGIVKEEASGIKEEPMTPMSGQDATAPDIKPMVPEPIQPSGTSADKKRLCLFKPDELRQALMPTLEKLYRQDPESIPFRQPVDPQALGIPDYFDIVKKPMDLSTIKRKLDTGQYSDPWEYVDDVWMMFDNAWLYNRKTSRVYRYCTKLSEVFEQEIDPVMQALGYCCGRKYTFNPQVLCCYGKQLCTIPRDAKYYSYQNSLKAYGLVSDRYTFCQKCFNDIPGDTVTLGDDPTQPQTAIKKEQFQEMKNDHLELEPFVVCTDCGRKVHQICVLHMESIWPLGFTCDNCLKKKGQKRKENKFNAKRLPVTKLGTYIETRVNNFLKKKEAGAGEVAIRVVASSDKVVEVKPGMRSRFVENGDMPGEFPYRAKALFAFEEVDGTDVCFFGMHVQEYGSECTPPNTRRVYIAYLDSVHFFRPRQFRTAVYHEILLGYLDYAKQLGYTMAHIWACPPSEGDDYIFHCHPQEQKIPKPKRLQEWYKKMLDKGMVERIVLDYKDILKQAMEDKLSSAADLPYFEGDFWPNVLEESIKELDQEEEEKRKQAEAAEAAAANAIFSMSEDSETGPDGKKKGQKKAKKSNKSKANQRKNSKKSNTPQTGNDLSAKIFATMEKHKEVFFVIRLHSAQSAASLAPIQDPDPVINCDLMDGRDAFLTMARERHYEFSSLRRAKFSSMSMLYELHNQGQDKFVYTCNNCKSHVETRYHCTVCDDFDLCISCKEKDGHPHHMEKLGLDLDDGSSPADAKQANPQEARKLSIQRCIQSLVHACQCRDANCRLPSCQKMKRVVTHTKICKRKTNGGCPICKQLIALCCYHAKHCQETKCLVPFCSNIKHKLKQQQLQQRLQQAQLLRRRMAVMNTRPTGPVGAMQSGQQTSNVTMPTGVAMKPGVSPTNLPSPHQAGIGLKPGTQTPPAHVLQVVKQVQEEAARQQAPHVNYGKVTPGGGVGVGVGVGGQTGGVMPPPQMQRPMPVQMPNPGGTHLIPMDQWTPSRYQPNAVMQQSPGLRQQTPQQLMQQQQQHQGQPVLGMGGQMPRQPGIIGAPVSQVGSQAQNTAMHKQVLQQLMQTLKNPHTPEQQNQILQILKSNPPIMAAFIKQRALALQQQSGGQYGGGVAGPLGPNQPQQQPSLQHMMSQQQHQQQQQQQQQHQQQQQQQQGRMQIQAMLNQQQQQQQQQQQQPVQQQPQWYKQQMLVMQRQQQAQQQQQQQQQQQQQQQQQQQPFTQPPAPPYGQQRPIRPSLLGKSHYLIADKTRFVEPVGSWSNVCHDSAYSSSGYGGFSEQGYGQPGLKPTPPPIPSPQGVMGPPGISVQQQLMQSVRSPPPIRSPQPNPSPRAVPSPRNQPVPSPRSGPVPSPHHHPPHGTPTHSPAHELGGPSEMMLSQLNGGTGAPTGHPGAMPHHPSPAPPPTSGADSSEVTPMTPQDQLSKFVEGL, encoded by the exons ATGGCCGACCACCTGGTGGACGGCCCACCGCCGAGCAAGCGGCCGAAGCTTGCAGATCCTTTTCAAGGAACCTCCGACTCCGCGG ATTACATAACAAACACAGATATGTTTGATCTTGAAAATGATCTACCTGACGATCTGTTGTCATCTGGTTCCTGGGGGTCTGCGACTGAGAGTGCTAAACCACCAGCTACAGGACCAGGACCAGGGCAGCAAAATGGTGCCCTTGATTCAGAGCTTCGACAGcatgtacaacaacaacaactttcGCATCATTTAATACAACAACAA GGCAACAAGATGGTTGCTAATTCTTTAGTAATGGCTGCTGGAACTTTGGGTAACAAAAGTCCAAACATGCAATCTCCACCAAATGTTTCTGTCTCTAAAGTAGTTGATCCACAAATGGTTGTGAGTCTGGGAAATTTACCAAGTAGCATAGCCAGTTCTTTGGCAAACAATCAAATGTCTATTGCAAATTCTATGGGAGGTCTTCAATCATCAATGAGCATGGCTGCAAGTAGCAATCCAGCCATGTCAATGCCTGGAATGAATTCTGGCCTAGTTATGACCAGCAGTGCTAGTGGGAATAACAATATGGGTGGAATGGCAGGTGGAAGTTTAATTGTAACCAACAGTTTGAACAAACAACCTTTGAATGCT GGTACTATGATGGGCCCAAATACTCAAGGAATTCATCATCCTAGTGGACCACATGGTGTTGGTCAAATGCAAAATGGTCCTGGAATAATGAACACCAGAGCTGTTGCaatgcaacaacaacagcaagctCATATGGTTTCCGCGACTAGAGGACAGAGTCCGCATCAACAAGTGCATCAAGTCGGTATTGTTGGTACTGGTCAAGGTGGACCTCGAATGCAAGCTCCACCGAATATGGCAAATATGCCAAACATGGGACAAATTAGTGGATCAAGTCCTTACGGTTACG CACCTCCGAGCAGTGGGCCAGGACCTGTTACAGTATGTACGAATAGTCCTGTTGGAGTTGTTACGCCTCTACAGAAAGGGGTAGGAACGAATATGACTGCCATGCAAGCTGCAAACAGATTTGGAGGAACTACAGGTCCTATTGGTTCTGCTACCGTTGTGGGCGGCCAAGAAGGTACTATGGCACAACAGACTCAACCACCTGCTCCAAGCCCAGCTCAAACACAAGCGGGTGCGCCAACCGGGATACAACTTGGTTCGCAACAACCGTCTCAGGGCCAAATATCTGGTATCGGTGCTCCAACTG GTGCTACGAAGTCGACCGCCGATCCAGAAAAGCGAAAACTTATACAGCAGCAACTGGTTCTTCTGCTTCACGCGCATAAATGTCAACgacgcgagaatcaagcgaacAATGGCGATGTTCGTCACTGTACATTACCAGATTGCAAAACAATGAAAAATGTTCTGAACCACATGACTGCCTGTCAAGCAGGGAAGACTTGTACAGTGCCGCACTGTAGCTCCTCTAGGCAGATCATTAGTCATTGGAAACATTGTAATCGCAACGACTGTCCTGTGTGCTTACCGTTGAAGCAGgcgaacaagaacaaaacaacaaacgcCGCTGCCGCGTCCACATCACAACCAAATAGCCAACCAAATCCGAGTCCGACCGAGGTGAAAAGAGCATACGATGCTTTGGGTATACAGTGTCCGACCACGACACCCGCTTTGGTGCCTGGTCAGTGCGTCACAAGGAGAATACCGGCGCAAGGAATGCAAGGAGCGACCGGTACGATGGGAAATGTTAGACTTGTACAACCTCCATCTCAAACTGCTCCGGGTCAATCTGTGGTCGGCGCTGGACAGCAAGTGGTTGCACCAAATGTGTCCCTTCCTTTGAACTCCGACCCTAATACAGTGGGAGTCGCCGGTAATCAGGCTACGTCGACCAGCGGAGCTACACCTATTGCTGCAGCGGCTCCCGCAAATATACCGCAATCCGTGAATGTGCATCAGCTCTTCGGTTTGAACGATTCAGGACAGCTGAGCGTCGCAGCTGAAAATAGACTAGCTAGTCCCCAGCTTCCGGTTGGAGCCCAGCAGAGTCAAGTGACAGCGACACCGATGCAGGAGACGAAGGATTGGCATTTAACCGTGACTCCGGACCTTCGAAATCATCTTGTTCATAAATTGGTACAAGCCATATTTCCAACCCCGGATCCGAACGCCATGCTCGACAAGAGAATGCACAATCTGGTATCGTACGCGAGAAAAGTAGAAGGCGATATGTATGAAATGGCCAATTCCCGGTCAGAGTATTACCATTTGCTTGCCGAGAAGATCTATAAGATACAAAAAGAATTGGAAGAGAAACGACAGAAGCGGAAagagcaacagcagcaacaacagttGCAGGcccaacagcaacaacagcagcagcaacagcctCAACCGGGATCCGCCGGAGCGGCTGGCCCAGGTTTGAGGCCGTCGTGTGCTCCGCCTGTTGTCGGGACTGTTCCGCAGTCGCGACCGGTAGGAACTGTCACACCTAACTTACGTAGTCAATCACCTAGCATGGCTCAACTCGGAACTTTACCTGCGATAAATATTCCGCATACCAGAATGCCGTTTCCACAACAGCAACAGGTACAACAACAGCAAgcacaacagcagcagcaacaacaggtACAAGTTCAAGCCCAAACCAATGTCCAGGCTCAGGCTCAAGCACAAGCTCAGGCACAAGCTCAGGCTCAGGTTCAAGCTCAGGTGCAACAGCAAatgcaacaacagcaacagcagcaacaacaacaacaacaacagcagcagcagcagcaacaacaacagcagcaacagcagcagcaacagcagggAATTTTGGTTGGTCCGCCAGGCCCTAGTCCAAACGGACAATCAACCTCGAATCCCAACGTCGTTCCAAATCCTGGTCTGAGTCCTTTCGGGCAACCGCAATTGTCACAAGCGAATCTGACAACAACTACCACATCCGCAACAACTAGTCAATTTCCAACCTCGAACGGTACTTCCGGTTTACCTAACAGTTCTCCTGTACAGAATCAACACCAGTTCCCTGACATTATGAAGGTTCGGCTGACCCAAGCTCAGGTGATCGCTCACCagcaccaacaacaacaacagcagcaacagttGCAGCAATCTCAGCAGCCGGCTCAACCGCAACCGCAGCAACAGCAGAGTCAATCACAACCACAGCAACCGACTAGCACTTCGAATCAGAGCGGTGCGTCGACGCTGATGCCGCAAGCACCGTCGCCGTTCAGCGTGACTATGCAGCCGCAAAGTAATCAACAGCAAACACAGCAACAGTTCAGCAATAGTCGACCTTTATCGGTGTCGACGCCCAGCGACAGCGGTATCAGCACATCAACACCTCAAACAATACCACCTCCCGTGTCCAGCGGGCCTAGTCCCGGTCCGGCGACGACATCGAACGGACCTCAGTCTACAACTTCCACACCCAACACACCGTTAGTTCCTTCGTTGATGACTCCGAACCAGACAGTCTCTTCCGCCAACCAAACACCACCACATCCAGGTACCACGCCGTCACCGGCTGGTCTCGCTAGCCTCGGAAAAGGCATGACATCACAGGAACGTGCTGCTTTGAACGCGCCGAGGGCTTCGTCCCGATCCTCTCAGATGGCCGCCATCGCGTCTGCCTTAGACCGTGATAATTCTCCTAGTCCACCGATGAATAACAATAAGGGTAAACTAGACTCCATCAAGGAGGAGAACATGAAGATGGAGATCGAACAAGATGACGGTTCCGATGGCCATCGAATGGACGGCGGAAAAAGCGTGAATAACGAAGTGCCGATCAAGTCCGAAATCAAAACAGAACCGATGGAGGAAGGACCTGGTGAAGGTATTGTTAAAGAGGAGGCTTCCGGAATCAAGGAAGAACCAATGACGCCAATGTCTGGTCAGGATGCAACCGCACCTGATATCAAACCAATGGTTCCCGAACCGATACAACCGAGCGGTACCTCCGCGGATAAGAAACGGTTGTGCTTGTTCAAGCCAGACGAGCTGCGTCAAGCACTGATGCCTACCTTGGAAAAGCTCTACCGTCAAGATCCAGAATCTATACCATTCAGGCAACCGGTGGATCCACAAGCACTAGGAATCCCGGATTATTTCGACATCGTTAAGAAACCGATGGATCTGTCCACGATCAAGAGGAAACTCGACACGGGTCAGTATAGCGACCCGTGGGAGTACGTTGACGACGTGTGGATGATGTTCGACAACGCGTGGCTATATAATCGTAAGACGTCGCGAGTGTACAGATATTGTACTAAG TTATCAGAAGTTTTCGAGCAGGAGATAGATCCTGTGATGCAGGCCCTGGGCTATTGTTGCGGAAGGAAGTACACGTTCAATCCGCAGGTTTTATGTTGTTACGGGAAACAACTTTGTACGATACCCAGGGACGCGAAGTACTACTCCTATCAGAATAG TCTAAAGGCATATGGTCTTGTTTCCGACAGATACACCTTCTGTCAGAAATGTTTCAACGACATTCCTGGTGACACTGTGACATTGGGAGATGATCCAACGCAACCTCAGAC TGCTATTAAAAAGGAACAGTTCCAGGAAATGAAGAACGATCACTTGGAATTGGAACCTTTCGTCGTGTGTACAGACTGCGGTAGAAAAGTGCATCAGATCTGCGTGCTTCATATGGAGTCCATTTGGCCTCTAGg GTTCACTTGTGATAATTGTTTGAAGAAGAAAGGACAAAAGCGTAAAGAGAATAAGTTCAACGCGAAACGCTTGCCAGTGACGAAGTTAGGAACTTACATAGAAACGCGAGTGAATAACTTTTTGAAGAAAAAGGAAGCCGGCGCTGGTGAGGTCGCGATTAGGGTTGTGGCGTCCAGCGACAAGGTGGTGGAGGTCAAACCTGGCATGAGGAGCAGATTCGTGGAGAACGGTGACATGCCCGGCGAATTTCCGTACAGGGCAAAAGCCTTGTTTGCATTTGAGGAGGTCGACGGCACGGACGTTTGCTTTTTCGGCATGCATGTGCAGGAATATGGCAGCGAGTGCACGCCACCTAATACCAGAAGAGTCTATATCGCTTACTTGGATTCTGTACACTTTTTCCGGCCTAGACAGTTTCGCACAGCGGTCTACCACGAGATACTTCTTGGGTATTTGGACTACGCAAAACAGCTTGG ATATACCATGGCTCACATTTGGGCTTGTCCGCCTTCCGAAGGAGATGATTACATCTTTCACTGCCATCCGCAAGAGCAAAAGATTCCAAAGCCTAAAAGATTGCAGGAATGGTACAAGAAAATGTTGGACAAAGGCATGGTCGAGAGGATTGTACTGGATTACAAA GACATTTTAAAACAAGCGATGGAAGACAAACTTTCATCCGCCGCCGATTTACCGTATTTCGAGGGTGATTTCTGGCCAAATGTCTTGGAAGAAAGTATCAAGGAGTTGGATCAAGAGGAAGAAGAGAAACGCAAACAGGCAGAAGCTGCGGAAGCTGCTGCTGCTAATGCG ATTTTCTCAATGTCGGAAGATTCTGAGACAGGTCCCGATGGCAAGAAAAAGGGACAAAAGAAAGCCAAAAAGTCGAATAAATCCAAAGCGAATCAaagaaaaaatagtaaaaagtcTAATACTCCGCAAACAGGGAATGATCTCTCGGCAAAAATATTTGCGACCATGGAGAAGCATAAAGAAGTATTCTTTGTTATCAGGTTGCATAGCGCTCAAAGTGCAGCCAGTTTAGCA CCGATTCAAGATCCTGACCCCGTTATCAACTGTGACCTTATGGATGGTCGCGACGCTTTCCTCACGATGGCTAGAGAAAGACATTACGAGTTCTCTTCTTTGAGGCGTGCGAAGTTTAGTTCTATGTCCATGTTGTACGAACTGCACAACCAGGGCCAAGataaatttgtttatacttGTAATAATTGTAAGAGTCATGTAGAAACAAGGTACCACTGTACGGTTTGTGAT GATTTTGACCTATGTATAAGTTGTAAAGAAAAGGATGGTCATCCTCATCATATGGAGAAACTTGGTTTAGATTTGGATGATGGTTCATCGCCGGCCGATGCCAAGCAAGCAAATCCTCAG GAGGCGCGCAAACTGTCGATACAAAGATGTATTCAATCACTGGTGCATGCGTGTCAGTGCAGAGACGCCAACTGTCGACTACCCAGTTGTCAGAAGATGAAGAGAGTAGTGACGCATACGAAGATTTGCAAGCGAAAGACGAACGGTGGTTGTCCAATATGTAAACAATTGATCGCGTTATGCTGCTACCACGCTAAACACTGCCAGGAGACTAAATGTCTCGTCCCATTCTGTTCGAATATCAAACACAAGCTGAAGCAACAACAGCTTCAGCAAAGGTTACAGCAAGCGCAATTGTTAAG AAGGAGAATGGCTGTGATGAATACAAGACCGACAGGTCCAGTCGGTGCAATGCAAAGTGGTCAACAGACATCCAATGTTACTATGCCAACTGGCGTTGCTATGAAACCAGGAGTCAGTCCTACGAATTTACCCTCGCCGCATCAAGCCGGAATAGGATTGAAGCCTGGAACACAAACTCCACCCGCACACGTCCTCCAGGTTGTTAAACAGGTGCAAGAAGAAGCTGCTAGGCAACAGGCACCGCATGTTAATTATGGAAAGGTGACACCTGGTGGTGGAGTTGGCGTCGGAGTCGGCGTAGGAGGACAAACGGGCGGGGTGATGCCTCCACCACAAATGCAACGACCAATGCCCGTCCAAATGCCAAATCCCGGCGGTACTCATCTTATTCCAATGGATCAGTGGACACCAAG TAGGTATCAGCCGAATGCAGTAATGCAACAAAGTCCAGGTTTGAGGCAGCAAACACCGCAGCAGTTGatgcagcagcaacagcaacaccaAGGACAACCGGTGTTAGGAATGGGAGGACAGATGCCTAGACAGCCTGGCATAATCGGTGCTCCCGTCAGTCAAGTGGGCTCGCAGGCCCAGAACACCGCGATGCACAAGCAAGTGTTGCAACAGTTGATGCAAACGCTGAAGAATCCCCACACGCCCGAGCAACAAAACCAAATACTACAAATACTCAAAAGCAATCCACCGATAATGGCTGCGTTCATCAAGCAACGG gcGCTTGCCCTTCAGCAACAAAGTGGTGGTCAATACGGTGGAGGAGTCGCCGGACCTCTGGGTCCTAATCAGCCGCAACAGCAACCAAGTTTGCAGCATATGATGTCCCAGCAGCAGcaccagcaacagcaacaacagcagcagcagcatcaacagcagcagcaacagcagcaaggTAGAATGCAGATACAAGCAATGTTGaaccagcagcagcagcagcagcaacaacaacagcagcaaccgGTTCAGCAGCAGCCGCAATGGTATAAACAGCAGATGCTTGTGATGCAGAGACAACAACAGgctcagcagcagcagcaacaacagcagcagcagcaacaacaacaacaacagcaacagcaaccgTTCACGCAACCACCTGCACCTCCTTACGGTCAACAACGACCGATAAGGCCGTCCCTTCTCGGTAAGAGTCACTATTTGATTGCCGACAAAACGAGATTCGTCGAGCCGGTTGGTTCGTGGTCTAACGTCTGCCACGACTCCGCGTATTCTTCCTCAGGTTACGGTGGCTTTAGTGAACAAGGCTACGGTCAGCCGGGTTTAAAGCCGACGCCGCCACCGATACCCTCCCCGCAGGGCGTGATGGGGCCGCCGGGGATCTCTGTACAGCAACAGCTCATGCAGTCAGTTCGGTCTCCGCCGCCCATTCGATCTCCTCAACCGAATCCCTCGCCGCGAGCGGTTCCATCCCCGCGCAATCAACCAGTTCCTTCGCCTCGATCGGGGCCGGTGCCATCGCCACACCACCACCCACCCCACGGCACGCCGACCCACTCACCTGCCCATGAGCTCGGTGGGCCCAGCGAGATGATGCTCTCGCAGCTAAATGGCGGCACGGGGGCCCCGACCGGACATCCGGGCGCTATGCCGCATCACCCGTCGCCGGCGCCGCCGCCGACCAGCGGCGCGGACTCCAGTGAAGTGACGCCAATGACACCACAAGACCAACTCTCCAAGTTCGTCGAAGGATTGTAG